A window of the Helianthus annuus cultivar XRQ/B chromosome 4, HanXRQr2.0-SUNRISE, whole genome shotgun sequence genome harbors these coding sequences:
- the LOC110933258 gene encoding uncharacterized protein LOC110933258, with the protein MDGIESFIKVAEANRLNVGSQKIWCPCMICKNFQQYDDVKDIEVHLMKDGFMPKYTCWSMHGESRVEHGTSSISLDNHDNDNLNVPNDNLSEMLNDLETNVDDIDQEKLKQLIDDSEKPLYTGSEISKVDVVLKLFNLKSKHGWSDKSFTDLLVLLHDILPKDEVNDDVTKNGPPAKLLWYLPIIPRLKRLFSDEKEAKLLRWHSDSRVKDGKLRHVADSPQWRNIDNMFSEFGNEIRNIRFGHSSDGFNPFGNMSSRHSPKQPGNNIDVYLSPLIDDLKTLWNTDVEVYDAYKKEYFKLRAMIFCTISDFPAYGNLSGYKTKGKSACPVCEDDTSSMWLNNCKKTVYMGHRRFLPQGHNYRNKKEEFDGTVEDCSVRKRFNAFSRVEKLNVVLGKRNRVEKEAIWKKKSIFWDLPYWKNLQVRHCLDVMYVRA; encoded by the exons ATGGATGGCATAGAAAGTTTTATTAAAGTTGCCGAAGCTAATAGATTGAATGTTGGAAGTCAAAAGATTTGGTGTCCTTGTATGATTTGTAAAAATTTCCAACAATATGATGATGTCAAAGATATAGAGGTTCATTTGATGAAAGATGGTTTTATGCCTAAATACACTTGTTGGTCAATGCATGGGGAATCACGCGTTGAACATGGCACGTCGTCAATTAGTTTAGACAATCACGACAATGACAATTTAAATGTCCCTAATGACAATTTAAGTGAAATGCTTAATGATTTAGAGACTAATGTTGATGATATCGATCAAGAAAAGTTAAAGCAGCTAATTGATGATTCAGAAAAACCATTATATACCGGTTCTGAGATTAGTAAAGTAGATGTTGTGTTGAAGTTGTTTAACTTAAAGTCAAAACATGGATGGAGTGATAAAAGTTTCACAGATCTATTAGTGCTTTTACATGACATTCTTCCGAAAG ATGAAGTTAACGATGATGTGACAAAAAATGGACCACCAGCTAAATTGTTGTGGTACCTCCCAATTATACCTAGGCTGAAACGGTTATTTTCAGATGAGAAAGAAGCAAAGTTATTGCGTTGGCATTCAGATAGTCGTGTAAAGGATGGAAAATTAAGACATGTAGCGGATTCACCCCAATGGAGAAATATTGATAACATGTTTTCTGAGTTTGGTAACGAGATAAGAAACATACGGTTTGGACATAGTTCAGACGGGTTCAACCCTTTTGGAAACATGAGTAGTCGTCATA GTCCGAAACAACCTGGTAATAACATTGATGTTTATTTGTCTCCTTTAATTGATGACTTAAAAACTCTATGGAATACAGATGTAGAAGTATATGATGCTTATAAGAAGGAATATTTTAAATTGCGGGCCATGATTTTTTGCACCATAAGTGATTTTCCAGCATATGGTAATTTGTCAGGATACAAGACGAAAGGTAAGTCAGcttgtcctgtttgtgaagatgATACAAGTTCTATGTGGTTAAATAATTGCAAAAAAACTGTATACATGGGACATCGAAGATTCCTTCCCCAAGGTCATAATTATCGAAATAAAAAAGAGGAGTTTGACGGAACTGTTGAGGACTGTTCAGTGAGGAAAAGATTTAATGCATTTTCACGAGTTGAAAAACTAAATGTTGTGTTGGGAAAAAGAAATCGGGTTGAGAAAGAAGCCATTTGGAAAAAAAAGTCAATCTTTTGGGATTTGCCTTACTGGAAGAATTTACAAGTTCGACATTGTCTAGATGTAATGTATGTGAGAGCTTGA